A genomic region of Fodinisporobacter ferrooxydans contains the following coding sequences:
- a CDS encoding polysaccharide biosynthesis protein has translation MYKNDQMQPKQHKILIVGAGDAGVLVAKELQNTKSRMTPVAFVDDDPAKHHRSVFGLPIVGGCGQIIEVVQNLNIDTIVVAIPSASREKISNILNICYQTSATVKILPSVSEWIVGKNTTELIREVSMEDLLGREPIQVNLTEVSGYIAGQTVLVTGAGGSIGSEICRQIAHLAPNTLLLLGHGETSIFQIDLELRNAFPNLSIIPIIADIQNLSAIRQVFHAYGPNVVFHAAAHKHVTLMEMNPLEAIKNNVLGTRNVAQCAHETKGSHFVMISSDKAVNPTSVMGATKRLAELVIQSYNERSETKFSAVRFGNVLGSRGSVIPVFKQQIQKGGPVTVTHPEMVRYFMTIKEAVQLVIQAGALAKGGEIFILDMGRPVKIVDLAKDLIRLSGFRPDIDIPISFTGIRPGEKLFEELLTNEEGISATKHNTIFVSKPSGYCKESTSEFISIFESLSENTYSRKTPEEIKQLIFLYVPELYQTAGSALFDITHTLSM, from the coding sequence ATGTACAAGAACGACCAGATGCAACCAAAGCAGCACAAGATTTTGATAGTTGGAGCGGGTGATGCAGGTGTTTTGGTGGCAAAGGAGCTGCAGAACACCAAATCAAGGATGACACCGGTAGCATTTGTCGATGACGATCCTGCAAAACATCATCGCAGCGTGTTTGGCCTGCCGATCGTCGGCGGATGTGGACAGATCATCGAAGTCGTTCAGAATTTGAATATCGACACAATTGTAGTAGCGATTCCGTCCGCATCGCGGGAGAAAATATCAAACATACTCAATATCTGTTATCAGACATCTGCCACAGTCAAGATTCTGCCAAGTGTATCGGAATGGATCGTCGGCAAGAATACAACCGAATTGATTCGTGAGGTGTCGATGGAGGATTTGTTGGGGAGAGAGCCGATTCAAGTCAATTTAACGGAAGTTTCCGGTTATATTGCAGGCCAGACGGTACTCGTGACAGGTGCAGGAGGCTCGATCGGCTCGGAGATCTGTCGGCAAATCGCACACTTGGCGCCAAATACACTGCTGCTCCTCGGTCATGGGGAAACTAGTATTTTTCAAATTGATCTGGAATTGCGCAATGCGTTCCCGAATTTGTCGATCATACCGATCATTGCTGATATTCAAAATCTGTCGGCGATCCGGCAAGTGTTTCATGCGTATGGCCCGAATGTCGTGTTTCATGCGGCCGCACACAAGCACGTAACGTTGATGGAAATGAATCCGTTGGAAGCGATCAAGAACAATGTACTTGGAACACGAAACGTAGCGCAATGCGCACATGAGACAAAGGGATCCCATTTTGTCATGATATCCTCTGACAAGGCGGTCAATCCCACAAGCGTCATGGGGGCGACGAAACGATTGGCCGAGTTGGTGATTCAAAGTTATAACGAAAGAAGTGAGACCAAATTCTCTGCGGTGCGCTTTGGAAATGTGCTTGGCAGCCGCGGCAGTGTGATTCCTGTTTTCAAACAGCAGATTCAAAAAGGCGGCCCGGTTACCGTTACACACCCGGAAATGGTGCGTTACTTCATGACGATCAAAGAAGCCGTACAATTAGTGATTCAGGCGGGAGCACTTGCGAAAGGGGGAGAGATTTTCATTCTCGATATGGGCCGGCCTGTTAAAATTGTGGATCTTGCAAAGGATTTAATCCGCTTGTCCGGCTTTCGGCCCGATATTGACATTCCGATCTCTTTTACCGGCATTCGTCCGGGAGAAAAGCTATTCGAAGAGTTGTTGACAAATGAAGAGGGCATTTCGGCTACCAAGCACAATACGATCTTTGTCAGCAAGCCATCCGGATATTGCAAAGAAAGCACAAGTGAATTTATCTCAATTTTCGAATCGCTTTCGGAAAACACCTATAGCAGAAAAACTCCGGAGGAAATTAAACAGTTGATTTTCTTATATGTGCCGGAATTATATCAAACTGCCGGATCTGCACTCTTTGATATCACACATACTCTGTCAATGTAG
- a CDS encoding sugar transferase, giving the protein MGERLNFGKRLFDLIGAVLLLVLFSPVLLVTAILVRSKLGTPVIFIQQRAGYQGRPFAIYKFRSMTNQRDAAGNLLPDAMRFTSFGNFLRRSSLDELPQLLNVLKGDLSLVGPRPLFLEYLPHYTAAHARRLEVKPGITGWAQVNGRNLLTWEEKFQLDVWYVDNATVWLDLKILAMTVKKVLAKEGIDGQNHLPVPYFAGNLPENTSTGN; this is encoded by the coding sequence TTGGGAGAACGTTTGAATTTTGGAAAACGTTTGTTTGATCTGATTGGCGCCGTCCTGCTTTTGGTGCTGTTTTCACCCGTGTTGTTGGTGACAGCCATTTTGGTGCGCAGTAAACTTGGAACACCTGTCATATTTATACAGCAACGGGCAGGATATCAAGGGAGACCCTTTGCAATCTACAAGTTTCGTTCGATGACAAATCAACGGGATGCAGCGGGAAACTTGTTGCCGGACGCCATGAGATTCACCTCATTCGGAAATTTTCTGCGCAGATCGAGTCTGGACGAATTGCCGCAATTGCTCAATGTGTTGAAAGGGGATTTAAGCTTGGTAGGTCCAAGACCGCTCTTTTTGGAATACTTGCCGCATTATACGGCTGCTCATGCCAGACGATTGGAGGTAAAACCGGGGATCACCGGATGGGCTCAGGTCAATGGCCGAAATTTGCTGACATGGGAAGAAAAATTTCAGCTGGATGTGTGGTATGTCGACAATGCAACGGTCTGGTTGGATTTAAAAATCCTTGCAATGACAGTAAAAAAAGTTCTTGCCAAGGAAGGAATCGATGGACAAAATCATCTGCCCGTTCCTTATTTTGCCGGAAACTTGCCGGAAAACACATCAACCGGGAATTGA
- a CDS encoding glycosyltransferase family 4 protein encodes MKKAAFVASTYRHIQAFHMPYLLLLQRYGYEIHVFAREDEAKRIIRDANVMCHDIPIQRSPFHWENWRAFRELLKRFHAESFDLVHVHTPVAGILGRAAAGLSNVPNVLYTAHGFHFFRGAPLLHWILYYPLEYLMARLTDHLIVINEEDYDLAQRLPVRGQVHYVPGVGLDVASYQLQDGDGARQRLRKELGICKEDFVIVCIAEFTANKNQMQLIHAVRLLKTRGKHVKCLLVGQGETQRQVREQAKRQGLESDVFFLGTRLDIAEILAAADVCALVSLREGLPRSLMEAMACGKPIVATRIRGNRNLVVHEETGFLVTPGNAQETADAMVRLHASPELCATMGRKSKILSKSLDLSVILAKMERIYLS; translated from the coding sequence GTGAAAAAGGCTGCTTTTGTTGCTTCCACGTATCGACATATTCAAGCATTTCATATGCCGTATTTGCTTCTTTTACAACGATATGGCTATGAAATTCATGTGTTTGCAAGGGAGGACGAGGCGAAACGGATCATTCGGGACGCGAATGTCATGTGCCATGATATTCCGATTCAACGAAGCCCTTTCCATTGGGAAAACTGGAGGGCGTTTCGTGAACTCCTGAAAAGATTCCATGCAGAATCCTTTGACTTGGTACACGTACACACTCCGGTAGCCGGTATTTTGGGGAGAGCGGCTGCCGGGCTGTCAAATGTGCCGAATGTTCTATATACCGCTCACGGGTTTCACTTTTTTCGCGGTGCGCCGCTTTTGCATTGGATCCTGTATTATCCTTTGGAATATTTGATGGCACGCTTGACTGACCATTTGATTGTAATCAATGAAGAAGACTATGATCTGGCACAGCGTTTGCCAGTGCGCGGACAGGTGCATTATGTACCCGGCGTCGGCCTGGATGTCGCTTCCTATCAACTCCAGGATGGCGATGGGGCGCGCCAACGTCTGCGCAAAGAACTCGGCATTTGCAAAGAAGACTTTGTGATCGTTTGTATCGCCGAGTTTACTGCGAACAAAAATCAGATGCAGTTAATACATGCGGTTCGCCTGTTGAAAACGCGTGGGAAACATGTGAAATGCCTGTTGGTGGGACAAGGGGAAACGCAACGGCAGGTTCGCGAACAGGCAAAACGGCAGGGACTGGAGTCTGACGTATTTTTCTTGGGAACCCGTTTGGATATTGCTGAGATTTTGGCCGCAGCTGATGTCTGTGCACTTGTCTCCCTGCGCGAGGGGCTGCCGCGTTCCTTGATGGAAGCGATGGCTTGCGGCAAACCGATCGTGGCGACACGTATACGCGGCAACCGGAATCTGGTGGTTCATGAAGAAACAGGATTTCTTGTAACGCCAGGAAATGCGCAGGAAACGGCAGATGCCATGGTGCGACTGCATGCTTCGCCGGAACTTTGTGCCACGATGGGACGAAAAAGCAAGATCCTGTCAAAATCTCTCGATTTGTCTGTAATTCTAGCGAAGATGGAGCGTATATATCTATCGTAA
- a CDS encoding LCP family protein, giving the protein MDKIICPFLILPETCRKTHQPGIEMNGSSEWNDFLRGVTRLKEASRLERARAKRRRRRRRRLLTFAGIFAAAGILAAVADWYLQPQRHFQQVPIVGRPDTITQTDTPTQMDRPTFPKETSPSLSDNALQNSNLQNNKIQKDDAKSASFNVLILGIDARAGEQAARTDVIMVAHVNPKDTSIHLVSIPRDTRVYLPGIGETKINHAHFVGNLRGGNHAGTKMAIQAVSDFLHIPINYYAKMNFQGFQRFIDQIGGVDVTFSRTVGIFKAGTHHLNGEQTLMAVRERYSLPNGDFGRQFDQSLVLRSILRQMLRLDNIPKLPAEIKEIRADVIDTNFTYSDLLSFALLYKGLDNSHIQYEQIPGHNGVAMDPLVGAELDYWIPDRNAVQKISHTFLQDH; this is encoded by the coding sequence ATGGACAAAATCATCTGCCCGTTCCTTATTTTGCCGGAAACTTGCCGGAAAACACATCAACCGGGAATTGAAATGAATGGCAGCAGCGAGTGGAACGATTTTTTGCGAGGGGTGACCAGGTTGAAAGAAGCAAGCCGACTGGAACGTGCGAGGGCGAAACGCAGGAGGAGACGGCGCAGGCGATTGCTGACTTTCGCCGGAATCTTTGCAGCAGCAGGGATTCTCGCTGCAGTGGCCGATTGGTATTTGCAGCCGCAGCGTCATTTTCAGCAAGTTCCGATTGTCGGGAGACCTGATACGATCACGCAAACCGATACCCCAACACAAATGGATCGTCCAACATTTCCAAAAGAAACCTCCCCATCCCTATCCGACAACGCACTGCAAAATAGCAATCTGCAAAATAACAAAATACAGAAAGATGATGCAAAAAGTGCTTCATTTAACGTGTTGATTTTAGGAATCGATGCAAGAGCCGGCGAACAAGCTGCCAGAACGGATGTGATCATGGTCGCGCACGTGAATCCAAAGGATACAAGCATTCACCTTGTTTCCATCCCGCGTGATACGCGTGTCTATTTGCCGGGCATCGGCGAAACGAAAATCAATCATGCCCACTTTGTAGGAAATCTGCGAGGCGGAAATCATGCTGGAACGAAAATGGCCATTCAAGCTGTGAGTGATTTTTTACATATTCCGATCAACTATTATGCAAAGATGAATTTCCAAGGGTTTCAGCGCTTTATCGATCAAATTGGCGGAGTGGATGTGACATTTTCACGCACGGTCGGCATTTTCAAAGCTGGAACGCACCATCTAAACGGGGAACAGACATTAATGGCAGTACGTGAACGCTACTCGCTGCCAAATGGCGATTTTGGCCGGCAATTCGATCAATCCCTCGTGCTGCGCTCGATCCTTCGGCAAATGCTTCGCCTGGACAACATTCCAAAGCTGCCTGCCGAAATCAAGGAGATTCGCGCCGATGTGATCGACACGAATTTTACATACAGCGATTTGTTGAGTTTTGCCCTTTTGTACAAGGGCCTGGATAATTCTCATATTCAATACGAGCAAATCCCCGGCCACAACGGAGTGGCAATGGACCCTTTAGTGGGCGCAGAACTCGATTACTGGATTCCCGATCGGAACGCCGTACAGAAAATTTCCCATACATTTTTACAGGACCATTAA